Part of the Tolypothrix sp. PCC 7910 genome, ACTGTGTTAATTTTTGACCAATTTGAAGAATTTTTCTTCACTTATCCTGAACCAGCGCAGAGGCGACAATTTTTTGAGTTCTTGGGAGAATGTTTTAATGTTCTCTCTGTGAAAGTAATCCTGTCGTTGCGGTTAGATTACTTGCATTATTTGCTGGAATGTAACGATTTGCCGAATATGCAGATTATTAATAATGATATTCTCAGCAAAAATGTGCTTTATAAGTTGGGCAATTTCTCGCCTAGCGATGCGAAATCAATTATTCAGCGCTTAACTGAGAATACTAGCTTTCGCTTAGAACCTACGTTAGTTGACCAACTAGTGCAAGATTTAGCCAGCGAACTAGGGGAAGTGCGCCCAATTGAATTACAAGTGATAGGCGCACAATTACAGACTGAGAATATTACAACTTTGGCAGAATATCGGCAACGAGGCACCAAAGAACAACTAGTAAAGCATTATTTAAATGAAGTTGTTCATGATTGTGGTGCTGACAATCAGCAATTGGCAGATTTATTACTATATTTACTCACAGATGAGAAAGGAACTCGACCTCTGAGAACTTTGGTGGAATTAGAACGGGATTTACAAGCCTTTGTTAAGGAAGAGAATGAGACACGTAAGCAAAGAAATAGAAGGCGAAGGCTGAGAAAAAGTCAAAAATATCTCAATGAAACTCATAATTTACCGAAGGAATCATCTCTGAGCCAAAAATTAGAGTTAGTTTTAGAAATTTTTGTGAAATCAGGCTTGGTGGTTTTGTTAAAAGAAAACCCCGCAGGGCGTTATCAACTGGTACATGACTATTTAGCCGCCTTTATCCGCCAGCAACAAGAACCGAAGCTAAAAGAGTTAATGGCGGAACTCGAAAACGAAAGGAAGCAAAGAAAACTAGGTGAAGCAAAGCTAAATCGCTTACTCAAACTTGCTTTAATTGTTTCCGTTACCGCAGGATTAGTCTTCGGTAGTTTGGCGATTATCTCATGGCGATGGGCATTAGAGGCGGAAGCACAAAAAAAACAAGCGGAAATCAACGAAATTAACTCTCTGGTTAACTCCTCGGCTACTTTTTCCGCCTCTGGTCAAACCAGAGATGCGATTATTGAAGTCTTGAAAGCTGTGAAAAAACTGCAGAAATTAAATCCACCACCAGCCATTACCCAAATGCACGTTGTAGGAAGATTGCGGGAGGCTGTGTATTTACAACCCCAGAATAAATTTCAAGAACTGCAAACTCTCAGCGATCATAATAGTCCAGTCAATGGTGTCGCCTTTAGCCCAGATGGTCAACAATTAGCTTCTGGAAGTAATGACAGTACCATTAAAATCTGGGATGTCTCCACAGGTAAAGTTATACAAACTATTCCCCATCTAAGAGATGCTACGCCAACAGCAAGCTATATAGATAGCAGCTATCAAGACTCTGTTACTAGCATCGCTTTTAGTAGTGATGGCAAAAAATTAGCTTCAGGAAGTGAAGACAAGACCATCAAACTCTGGGATATTTCCAGCGGGAAACTACTGCAAACTTTTAATGGTCATAGCGGTTTAATCAAAACCATTGCTTTGAGTAGTGATGGTCAAAAATTAGCTTCTGGGAGTGAAGACAAGACCATCAAACTCTGGGATGTCACCACTGGAAAACTACTGCAAACCTTTAGCGGTCATAGCGATGTGGTTAATAGCGTCGCCTTCAGCAGTGATGGTCAAAAATTAGCTTCTGGGAGTAAGGACAAGACCATCAAACTCTGGGATATTAGCACCGGGAAAGTACTGCAAACATTTAATGGTCATAGCGATGCGGTTAATAGCGTCGCCTTCAGCAGTGATGGTCAAAAATTAGCTTCTGGAAGTGATGATAATACCATCAAACTCTGGAATTTCAACAACAGCAAAGTACCGCAAACTTTGAGCGGTCATAGCAATCCGGTGAATAGCGTTGCTTTTAGCAGGGATGGTAAGCAGCTGCTTTCTGGGAGTAACGATAAGACCATCAAACTTTGGGATGTCTCCACCGGCAAACTACTGCAAACTCTTAGCGGTCATCGGGAGGCGGTGAATAGCGTCGCCTTTAGAGGTGATGGTCAACAGTTAGTTTCTGGAAGCAACGATCACACCATCAAACTTTGGAATGTGACGATTGGGAAGGTACAGCAAACTCTTCCTTCCGACACTAACGCCAATAGCGGACATGAGGCTTGGGTCAATAGTTTCGCTTTTAGCAGTGATGGTAAACGGTTGGTTTCTGGGAGTAACGATTACGCCATCAAACTCTGGGATGTCACCACTGGTCAACTGCTGCACACATTTAGCGGTCATCGGGGGGCTGTAAATAGCGTCGCCTTGAGTAGCGATCGCAAAAAATTAGCTTCTGGAAGTGACGACAAGACGATCAAACTCTGGGATGTCAGCACTGGTCAACTCCTGCAAACCTTTCCTTCTGAAACCAACGCTAAAAATGGTCATCGCGATTGGGTCAAAAGCGTCGCCTTTAGCCCAGATGGTAAACAATTAGCTTCTGGTAGTAAAGATAAAACCATCAAAATTTGGGATGTCAACACTGGCAAAGTTCTGTACAATTTCCGTGGGTTTTTTGTATTTTTGAATAGTGGTCATCGCGACTCTGTTAATAGCGTTACCTTTAGCCCAGATGGAAAACAGTTGGCTTCTGGGAGTAGTGACAACACCATTAAAATTTGGGATGTCACTATTGGTAAACTGCTACAAACCCTACCAGGGGAACGCTACGCCAACAGCGGTCATCTCGATTGGGTTAATACTGTTGCTTTTAGTCTAGATGGAAAACGGTTGGCTTCTGGGAGTAATGACAACACCATCAAAATTTGGGAACTCTCCACAGGTAGAGTTTTGCAAACCCTTAACGGTCATAGCGATTTAGTTAATAGTATTGCCTTTAGCCCAGATGGGAAACAGTTGGTTTCTGGGAGTGATGACAGCACGATCAAACTCTGGGATGTCTCCACTGGGAAAGTTCTCAAAACCATAACTAGCAACTATGGTAATTGGGTGAGAAGTGTCGCCTTTAGTCCAGATGGAAAACGGTTAGCTTCTGCAAGTACAGACAACAAAATCACTCTGTGGAATTTCAACTTAGATGAGTTGGTGAAAGATGGTTGTGGCTTGATCAATAATTACTTAATTGTGCACCCGGAAACTTTAGCCGAACTCGACTCCTGTCAAAATCCCTCTCTGCTATTACAAGCAGCCACAGTCTTAATCATGCAAGGTGAGAAGTTAGCGCCAGTAGGCGATACCGATGGTGCGATCGCTAAATTCCGCCAAGCCCAAAAGTGGAATGCTAATTTAAAATTTGACCCAGAAGCGAAAGCCCAAGATTTAGCCGGGAGAGGAAAATAATGTGGTTCGGTGACTGTTGACTGTTGACTGTCCTGGTGAATGTTAGGATGTTGAAGTAGGTGCTTGACCAAAGAAGAAAAGTATACAAGCCCATAAATATTTATGGGAATTGTAATTGTGAAGTTTGAATTTTGAATTCCCCGCAGAGGTTGACTTCTTTTTATCGATGAATAAACCATTGGATGAAGCGCTTTCGGTTGAAATTTCTCAACAGATTAAAAGCAAGGCTAAAAAAACCTTTGATAATGCTTATAAAGCAGCGCTGGCGACTGATCAAGCCCAGTATGTCCAGGGATTTTTAGTGTTCCCTGGTAAGCCATATCAACCTATTGAACACGCTTGGATTGAATTAGCAGAGTCTATTGTCGATCCCAATCTACCGTTTCTGAAAAAAGACCCGCAGCAGCTTTACTATTTTCCAGCCGCAAGTTTTAATGTCACTGAACTCAAGGAAATTATCGAAGAATCAAAGGAAGATTATCCCGAAGATGACCCGCTACCCATCTATGGCGATGCACCTTATGAGTATTATGGTGATGTGATGTTGGGCGGTAAAAATTACTTGGATGCATATCAAGCCGCAGAAGCTAAATCCAAAGAAATTAATCAACCAAACTTTGAAAATAATTGACTGAATAAGTCAAAAGTTACAGAGACGCTATTAATCACGTCTGTACAAAAGTCAAAAGTAATACCAATTTGAAAAAAGAATGCGACATACTGTAGGGGCAAGGCAGTGCCCATTGGTGTCAACTTAAGAAGATTTTGCCCAAAGTTGTTGGGTGTAAGCGTCAATCTCACGATGGCGCTTACGCCTTGTTTTGACAAATCCAAACAGCTTTTGATGTTCGACAAGATAGGTCACAACTTCATTGGCATCACCACGGAGAACAGCTTGGGAGAAATGGTATAAACTAAGGAAAACCATCTCTGTAGAAATTCGGTCTAAAGGCTGCTGAAGAGCGAGAGTGCTTCGCACACGCTTCTCTGCCAGAGGCTTTGCCAACGCGAACGCTACATCGATGCATAATTGATTGAGAACAGCATAAAAAATCCAAGTGGCAAAAATTTGGATTTGTACGCCGTTTGTATCACCCACCCAGATATAAGCCAGACCCAAAAGCCGTTTTGTGAGCAGAAAAGCATCTTCAACACGCCAACGACGATATAATTCACATACCTGTTGGGCAGATAAGATTTGAGGATCAAGTACGTTTGTCAGATAGTAATACCAAGTTGAACCCCATAAAACAGAAACTAAACCTACCTGGCGCTCTTCAGGATGAGAGCGATATTCCCCCATAGATATAATTTCATCACGATAGAATGGGGCATGGGTCAAACAACGAATCACTTTGTAAGAAGTTTTTTCTCGCAGTCTTGTCAAAAAAAACTTATCAGCTTCTGTGAACGCATCAAACCAAGGAAACTTGAAAAATCCTAAATCAAAAATTAGCAATCCACCAATTGGTAGGCGTTCAAGTAATTGATCGCACCAAGTTTTATCATTGGCTTTGCTGTTTGTTGTATGCCAGGTTGTGACTGGGCGATGGGTAAACGCTTCTACCACCATCATGATTTTTCCAGTCAGTGTTTTTTCTTGTTCTTGTAGTGCTTTTAGCTTCCTTCTCAATGCTTCCAGGGTCGAACCGTCAGCGATCCAAATGGCTGTGAATCTACCACATACTAACTGCCAATTCTCTGGAATTGCTTGATGTTTTGGTTTGGTAATGGTTGTTTGTATTACTTGCTCAAAAATTTGTGCAAATAATTCAATTGGTAGTGCTTGCAATCTTTTGGAAATTGCTTGGGCACTTACTTCGATTCGCTCCACCCATAACAATCCTTCTTGTGACAATACCCTTTGCACTTCTCTTAAGCCAGGAATCTGACGATACACTAAACTCACAACGCTCGCCATCATCACTGGTCAAGTCAAGATTCTGTCTCGAAATTTTTTCTTGTCTTCGGTTTTATGCAACTTTAGTGGTTTAAAGTTCCTAGGAGATAGTAATGAAAATATTTCTTGCTCGATTTCCGCAATCCGCGGTGCTGGTACATGCTTTTGCTGCCGCAGATCTGGGTTTCCTGTTCGCGCTGGGCGTTTTCTACTCATGATGTATCACTAAGAACATCAATATTGATGTTCTTAGATTACATCTTATGCTTCCTTTAAGCTTAAGTTGACACCAATGGGCACCAGTAAGATATTGGATATGCCAAAAGATTGTGGATGCCGTGCCCCTACCCATCTGTGGCGTTCTTGTTTCACAATGCTATAACTACTCCAGAAAATGCGATCGCTTTTCTGATTTGATCGGTTAGCAAGATATTCATCGATAGTTATTGATTCGCCGTCCCTATACTCAGCGCGCACTGCTTGAACTTCTGCGAGTGTTTCTGCATCGTCTTCATACAATGCTTCTTCCGCTTCAAAAATCTGTTGCTCAATTAGTTCTTGAAGTTGACGTTTTTCTTGTAAATCAAGGGAAGATATTGCTTCTGCTAAAGCTTCTAAAGAGAGTTGTAGTTTAACAATAGCTGGCATTGTTCTCATACTAGTACACCAAGGCGTAAATATACATACCATTCCAACTCAGCGAAACGCTTACTCTGTCTTAATTTTGAATTTTGAATTCCGCCTTGCGGTACTAGGTGCGTTTTTTCGCATTTTGGCTCATGATGCTGATTTTAACAGTTATGTTTTTGCCAAGGCGAAATGGGGTTGTCGTCTTTTCTAGAGAATAGTAGGCGATTTCTACCACCAGCCGATGTAGCATCTACACAAAATCAGCCTTGTTTACCAAAATTACCTCATCCATAGAGAACTAGATCTCATTCACAACCAACGAGATCAAGTTGTCTATCAATCAGTACTCATCCATAGAGAACTAGATCTCATTCACAACCAACGAGATCAAGTTGTCTATCAATCAGTACTCATCCATAGAGAATTAGATCTCATTCATAACCAACGCGATCAAGTTGTCTATCAATCAGTACTCATCCATAGAGAACTAGATCTCATTCGTAACCAACAAGTTAATTTTTTGTGCCAAGTAGCTGCACTAGGTGATGAAAAATTGCGCCGCTACAAGCTGGGCTATATTAAGGGCGATCGCTCAAGATTACGCATAATTACAGAATTAAAATCCAAAATTTTGTTAAAAAAAGCTAAAAATTTGTTATTTTTGCTGAACCAGAATACACCTATTTTGAGACAAGCTAACAGTAGCACCGCAAAGCAAAATTCAAAATTCAAAATGAATCAACGTCAGCATTTTGATTGTTGAGAATAATAAATTTACGCGCTGCTGTAGTAGCAAAGTTCATCAGGAGTATATCTATGTGGCCCTACTCAAACGTTCATCTCGTATTCTCGAAAAAGCTCAACAGAGAGTTTCTGGAATGCAAGCTATCGATCCAAATCTTGATTTTGGCAATTCTACTAACTTGCAAACTATGAGAGAACAAATTGAGCAATTACGCGCTAAGCTTAACAGCCACAACACCGCTTTGGCTGTAATTGATGCTTCTAAAACTGATATTAAACAGTTAGAAAAAAGCTTGAGTGTTTTATGTGAAAATATGCTGATGTCTGTTGCTGGCAGATACGGAAAAGAAAGCACCGAATATGTGCAAGCTGGTGGAGTACTAAAGAGCGATCGCATCCGTAAAGGTACTATTACCCGCATCAAATCAGGTGTAGATAAACCACCTGTTGAGCCGGTAGAAACAGCATAAGTTAAGGAGACGCGATCAATCCTTGGAGACGCGATCAATCCTTAGATCAATCCTTGGAGACGCGATCAATCGCGTCTCTACAAGATTTAAAGGTCAATCGATTTATTTTATCCGAACTGGATTGCCTCATCTTTTATCGCACAGTCTCTCGTGTTAACTCCGCATCTATGGGTTTGACGAGGTAAATTCGCAACATATGCCAGATGATAGCGGTAATGACTGGTAATTTTTGCCAAAACTTGACAAACTTAGAGCGATCGCTGTTGTTAATCTCGGTAAGTTTCTGATTATTCTGGTAACACTGCTCTAAGCGCCAGAAAAACGCTGGGTGGCTTGTATCTAAAATTATGGGAAATGCTCTAGAGGCGGTGTTGTTTGTCTCTGCGATCACTTGGTTATTATACTTGCGTGGATGAATCCCGATAGATTCATAAAAACTGGCGCGTTCAAATACCGTAATTGTGTGGGTAACAAACACCGTCAGCAAGAAGAAACGCACCCACAACCTTGCTCTCCAGTTATCCCATAATTTTGGTTGCGACCTGAGCAACGCTTTAAAGAAATCTCCATGTCGGTTTTCATCTTGACACCAACTCTCAAATTTCCTGAACAGGGGATAAAACTGATAGTCAGGGTTTTTCTGCAAATGGCGATACATCAATATATAACGCCAATAGCCAATTTTCTCCGATAGGTAGACTGTATAGATAATCCACTCTGGCGGGAAAAACGTATAAGTACGGCTTTTAGTTAAGTAGCTCAAGTCTAGGGAAAGGTTAAAATCTGCCATTGACTTGTTTAAAAATCCCGCATGACGCGCTTCATCCCTGGCCATAAAATTAAAAGCATCCGCCAAAATCGGGTTTCTGTCTTTGAGACGGCGTGATATTTCCTTAAATAGTAGAAACCCGGAAAACTCGGAAGTACACGAACGTTCCAAAAAGTCAATAAAAGAATGCCGTGTTTCTCCTTCAATATGCTCCCAACTTTGCTTAAATTCTTCATCACGCACAAAATGATGGCGATTGTAGTCAGCCCGCAGCTCCTCTACAATTGCCAGTAACTCAGTCTCATGGGCTGAAATATCTAACTTTGCGATCGCCTCGAAGTCAGTAGTATAAAACCGGGGTGTTAATAATGTTTCTTTCACAGGCGCTTTTACACCTGGCTTTAGTAACTGAGGCTCCGGAGTTTCAACAGACTTCACCATGAGAATCCTTCTCTCGCTCTATCCTTCAATAGCTATATAAGCATAATATATTGTTGAGAACAGTTAAGTTGTGCGAAGGGATTAGGGACTGGGGACTGGTGACTGGGTACTAAGGATGGGGTACTGGGGATGGGGATGAGGGGAAATAACAAAGACCCAATGACCAATGCCCTATGCCCCATTCCCAATGCCCATTTCAAAATGTGCCTTCCCTGACAGACAAAAATAAAGAAATATTAATACTTTAATAGTTATACAAATATAAATAGTTAAATATTTTTGGGAGAGATAAAAAGAGCAGGAATGAGCATTGAGAGTATATTTGCCGTAATACTGATGCTAATGCTGCTTAAACCCAAAATTTGGTGTTTGGTAATGGGTAATGGCTAATTGGTAATTGCTATTCTCCCCTTGTCTCCCTCATCCCCCTAATCTCCCCAATCCCAGTCCCCAATCCCCAGTCCCCAGTCCCTCTTTAGCAGACATCCTGAGTCGGTGGCTGTACAGAAATCTGGCGCTTGAAATTAAGGAAACAAAATGAGTAGCAATTTAGCTGTCAAACTACGCTCTGGAACTGAAAAAGCTCATACAGCAGCAGAAAATGTAGGCTTTATGAAATGTTTTCTCAAAGGAGTTGTAGATAGAGACTGCTTTGCGAAGTTTTTGAGTAATTTGTATTTTGTTTATAGCGAACTAGAAGCGGCAATTGTAACTAATGTTAACAATCAGGCGATCGCAGCTGTTTACTTTCCAGAACTGAATCGGCAAGCTGCTCTAGAAAAGGACATGATGTTTTACTATGGAAAGCAATGGCGAAAGCAAATTGCCCCTGCAACTGCCACTCAAACATTCGTCGCCAGAATTCGGGAATTATCTGCTACTGAACCTACCCTATTGTTAGGACACGCCTATACACGCTACATGGGCGACCTTTCTGGTGGTCAGATGTTGCAAAAAATTGCTCAATCAACTTTGCAATTATCTGGCTACGAAGGTACAAATTTTTATAATTTTGACCAAATACCCGACAAAACGGCATTTAAACACAAATACCGTCAGGCTTTGGATGCATTACCCATCGATGATGCAACCGCCAACCAAATTGTCGCAGAAGCTAACAATGCCTTTCATTTGAATATGCAAATGGTGCAAGGCTTAGAGGCGAATTTAATTCAAGCCATCGGTCAAGCCTTATTTAACAGCCTAACTAAATTAAAGGGTGAAGGGTAAAGGGTCAAGGGTGAAAGGTCAAGAGTGAAAATAATTCTCCCTCATCTCCCTAATTCCCAGTCCCCAGTCCCCATTACCCCTTATCCCCAGAGGGGGCCCCGAGTTCCCCAATCCCCAGTCCCCAAACCGGAGGTTTTAATGGTCTTTCTCTTACCTGGTGTCAAGTTTGATTTGGAGATGATTCAAAAGTATGATTCTCCAGTACCTAGATACACTAGTTATCCACCTGCTACTGAGTTAAGCGAAGCATTTACCACCACCGATTTACAAAATGCGATCGCAGCCTCGAATCAACGTAAAACTCCTCTGTCTTTATATTTCCACATTCCTTTTTGTCAGACGGCTTGCTATTTTTGCGGCTGTAATACGGTAATTTCTAACAATAAGAATATTGCCAAACCTTACTTAGAACATTTAGCTCAAGATATTAAACAAACAGCCGCTTTAATTGATTCCGATCGCCAAGTTCTGCAAATTCATTGGGGTGGCGGTACACCTAATTATTTAGACCGTGAGCAAGTTGAGTTTGTGTGGCAACACATTACTCAAAATTTCACTATTGACCCAAAAGCAGAAATTTCTATTGAAATCAACCCCCGTTATGTAGATAAAGATTACATTTTATTTCTCAGGGAATTAGGATTTAATCGCATTAGCTTTGGCATTCAAGATTTTAATCACCAAGTACAAGTGGCGATTAATCGTATCCAACCAGAAGAAATGCTCTTTGATGTCATGAGTTGGATCAGAGAAGCAGAATTTGAAAGCGTAAATGTAGACTTGATTTATGGTCTTCCCTATCAAACTCGGCAGAGCTTTCGAGAAACAGTCAAAAAGACAATCAAGTTAGACCCAGATAGGATTGTGGTCTTTAACTTTGCTTATATTCCCTGGATTAAACCTGCACAAAAAAATATTCCTGAAGAGGCGTTACCGAAGCCACAAGAAAAGCTAGACATCCTCAAAATGACCATTGAAGAACTCACAAATAATGAGTATCTGTTCATTGGTATGGATCATTTTGCTAAATCTAACGATGAACTAGCGATCGCGCAACGTAATGGCACTCTGCGGCGTAATTTTCAAGGCTATACCACCCACGCTGAAACAGAATTATTTGGTTTTGGAGCGACATCTATCAGTATGTTAGAAGATGCGTATTTCCAAAACCACAAACAATTAAAAGAATATTATCAGGCAATTTCTACAGGGAGTTTGCCATTGAGTAAAGGCATTAAATTAACTCAAGATGACATTATTAGACGCGATGTCATCATGGGTATTATGTCGCATTTTCAATTGCACAAGCAAGATATCACAGATAAATATCAAATCTGTTTTGACGAATACTTCGCCCATGAGCTAGAGATGTTAAAACCTCTAGAAGCCGATGGACTGGTTAGCTTATCAAAAAATTACATCCTAGTTACAGACATTGGCAGATTGCTGGTAAGAAATATTGCCGTCATCTTTGATAACCACATGAGAATCAAAGAAAAGCATTTCTCGAAGGCAATATAAATGGGGCGGCTATTTATATAAGTAAAAATAGAATGACTGTAGGGTGGAATGCAACTCACTTGAGCGAGATTTAGATCCTCGCAGTAACTTTTGCTTAAGTCAGTGCCATTCGACTGTAGGGTGTGTTAGGCGCTTATTTTCGATATGATTTGCCACGAAATAACTATCATAGCGCCTAACGCACCATCCACGCGGCGGTGCGTTACGGCTAAATTTAATTGTCTCTTAGTCCCAAATTCTTTCATAGCCGTAACACACCCTACTGGGCTAACACAGATGGGGAGATATAGAACCCGACACTCCGAGTTTGGAAGGCGATAATTTCATCTTTTTACTCGACACTCCGAGTTCGGAACCTCACCTTTTCCCCTGCTCCCTGCCCCCTGCCCCTTGCCCTCCTATTGACCCAAACCTAAGATTCAACAGATAATATGCCATCTTGACTTCAATTAGATACTATTGATGCTAGATAATGGGAAAGCTTTGACATTTTACTGCCCATCTAGAGCTGAAGAACACAATTAACTACTATGCGAACTCACTATTGCGGCGCGCTCCGAAAAGAACATATTGGAGAAACTGTTACCTTGTACGGATGGGTAGACCGTCGCCGCGATCATGGGGGCGTGATATTTTTAGATTTACGCGATCGCTCTGGTATTGTCCAGATTGTTAGCGATCCGCAACGTACTCCAGATTCCTACGAACAGGCTAATACGATCCGGAATGAATACGTTGTGGAAATCACTGGTAAAGTGACACAACGTCCCGACGAATCCCTCAATTCCCGCATTCCCACAGGCGAGGTAGAAATTTACGCCGAGAAAATTAATTTACTGAACAGTGTTAGGAAACAGTTACCTTTCCAAGTTTCCACAGCTGACACTGAAAACGTGCGAGAAGAATTGCGATTGAAATATCGTTATTTAGATTTACGCCGGGAACGCATGGCGCAAAATATTCAATTGCGTCATCAAGTTGTGAAAGCTATGCGGCGCTACTTGGAAGACGTGGAAGGTTTTATCGAAGTTGAAACCCCCGTACTAACTCGTTCTACCCCAGAAGGGGCGCGGGATTACATTCTCCCCAGCCGTGTTAACCCTGGTGAATGGTTCGCTTTACCGCAGTCACCGCAATTATTCAAACAATTGCTGATGGTATCTGGTTTGGACAGATATTATCAGATTGCTCGTTGCTTCCGCGATGAAGACTTACGCGCTGACAGACAACCAGAATTTACCCAGTTAGACATGGAAATGAGTTTCATGTCTCAAGAAGAAATTATCGAACTCAACGAGAAGTTAGTTTCTTACATCTTCAAAACTGTTAAAGGAATTGAGTTACATCATCCCTTCCCGCGTATTACCTATGCTGAAGCGATGGAACGCTACGGTAGTGACAAACCAGATACCCGCTATGGTTTGGAACTAGTGAATGTTTCTGATGTATTGAAAGATTCCGGTTTTAAAGTTTTCCGCGATGCGATCGCTCACGGTGGTATTGTGAAAATCCTACCGATTCCCAACGGTAACGATGCGATTTCTAATGTCCGCATCAAACCAGGCGGAGACTTATTTAAAGAAGCTAGCGAAGCTGGGGCGAAGGGTTTAGCTTATATCCGCGTCAGAGAAAACGGCGAAATTGACACCATCGGTGCAATTAAAGACAACCTCACTGCTGAACAAAAACAGGAAATATTAGAGCGTACAGGCGCAAAAGCAGGCCATTTACTGTTATTTGGGGCTGGTGATACAGTTACCGTTAACAAAACTTTAGATAGATTACGGCAAGCGATCGCTAAAGAATTTGCGTTAATAGATCCAGATAAAATCAACTTGCTGTGGATTACCGATTTCCCCATGTTTGAGTGGAATGCTGACGAAAAACGCTTGGAAGCATTACACCACCCATTTACCGCACCTCATCCCCATGACTTGGATGATTTAAAAACCGCCCGCGCCCAAGCCTACGACTTAATATTTAACGGCTTTGAAGTTGGCGGTGGTAGTCGCCGGATTTATCAGCGAGAAGTTCAAGAACAGGTGTTTGAAGCCATCGGCTTGTCACCGGAAGAAGCTCAAAATAAATTCGGCTTTCTCATGGAAGCCTTTGAATATGGTACACCGCCGCATGGTGGCATCGCCTATGGTTTAGATCGGTTAGTGATGTTGCTAGCTGGGGAAGAATCGATTCGTGATGTCATTGCTTTTCCGAAGACACAACAAGCCCGTTGCTTGTTAACGGATGCACCTTCCAGCGTTGATGCTAAACAGTTAAAAGAATTGCACGTGGCTTCCACTTACAAGCCCAAGGCTTAGTAGTGACGAAGTAGAATTTGGTTCTGCATTCAAAGAAGCGATCGCTATTTTAACAAGCGATCGCTTCTTTTATGATTCACATAACTGTATAAGCAGCACGAGTATCGTGTTTGCAAGCGATAACCTTGCGTTATAGGAAGTTTCTCAGCCTTGAAGCCTAAACTTGGACTTTTGACTCTGGACAACTATTCAAGAGTCTGAAGCAGCATTTTGTCTATTGTATGTAGAAGAATATTTTTTATAAAGTCTCGTAAATCTATCGGAATTATGTATAATTACTAAAATACGGTTTATCGCTAGACTTGCCGTATTTAATAAACACGAATAAAAGTAACCTAACAAAGCAAATTTCACAGCCGTAAATCGGGATATGTAGATATTTGCTGGATTTGGTTTGCTTATTTGCAAAGCTTCTCAAACCTGACTCAATAC contains:
- a CDS encoding heme oxygenase (biliverdin-producing) → MSSNLAVKLRSGTEKAHTAAENVGFMKCFLKGVVDRDCFAKFLSNLYFVYSELEAAIVTNVNNQAIAAVYFPELNRQAALEKDMMFYYGKQWRKQIAPATATQTFVARIRELSATEPTLLLGHAYTRYMGDLSGGQMLQKIAQSTLQLSGYEGTNFYNFDQIPDKTAFKHKYRQALDALPIDDATANQIVAEANNAFHLNMQMVQGLEANLIQAIGQALFNSLTKLKGEG
- the hemN gene encoding oxygen-independent coproporphyrinogen III oxidase, which encodes MVFLLPGVKFDLEMIQKYDSPVPRYTSYPPATELSEAFTTTDLQNAIAASNQRKTPLSLYFHIPFCQTACYFCGCNTVISNNKNIAKPYLEHLAQDIKQTAALIDSDRQVLQIHWGGGTPNYLDREQVEFVWQHITQNFTIDPKAEISIEINPRYVDKDYILFLRELGFNRISFGIQDFNHQVQVAINRIQPEEMLFDVMSWIREAEFESVNVDLIYGLPYQTRQSFRETVKKTIKLDPDRIVVFNFAYIPWIKPAQKNIPEEALPKPQEKLDILKMTIEELTNNEYLFIGMDHFAKSNDELAIAQRNGTLRRNFQGYTTHAETELFGFGATSISMLEDAYFQNHKQLKEYYQAISTGSLPLSKGIKLTQDDIIRRDVIMGIMSHFQLHKQDITDKYQICFDEYFAHELEMLKPLEADGLVSLSKNYILVTDIGRLLVRNIAVIFDNHMRIKEKHFSKAI
- the aspS gene encoding aspartate--tRNA ligase — translated: MRTHYCGALRKEHIGETVTLYGWVDRRRDHGGVIFLDLRDRSGIVQIVSDPQRTPDSYEQANTIRNEYVVEITGKVTQRPDESLNSRIPTGEVEIYAEKINLLNSVRKQLPFQVSTADTENVREELRLKYRYLDLRRERMAQNIQLRHQVVKAMRRYLEDVEGFIEVETPVLTRSTPEGARDYILPSRVNPGEWFALPQSPQLFKQLLMVSGLDRYYQIARCFRDEDLRADRQPEFTQLDMEMSFMSQEEIIELNEKLVSYIFKTVKGIELHHPFPRITYAEAMERYGSDKPDTRYGLELVNVSDVLKDSGFKVFRDAIAHGGIVKILPIPNGNDAISNVRIKPGGDLFKEASEAGAKGLAYIRVRENGEIDTIGAIKDNLTAEQKQEILERTGAKAGHLLLFGAGDTVTVNKTLDRLRQAIAKEFALIDPDKINLLWITDFPMFEWNADEKRLEALHHPFTAPHPHDLDDLKTARAQAYDLIFNGFEVGGGSRRIYQREVQEQVFEAIGLSPEEAQNKFGFLMEAFEYGTPPHGGIAYGLDRLVMLLAGEESIRDVIAFPKTQQARCLLTDAPSSVDAKQLKELHVASTYKPKA